In the genome of Aedes aegypti strain LVP_AGWG chromosome 2, AaegL5.0 Primary Assembly, whole genome shotgun sequence, the window CTAGTATATCGCTATATAAGCATTTGATACTAACTAGAGTGAAGTACAGTCCATCGCAGCACTCTCAAGTACCCAGAACTGAACAAATGACCGCCACCAAAGAGTTTACCCGCCAGGAAGTGGCGCTTCGAGACGGCAAGAACGGTAGTCCAATATGGATCATCATTCGCGACGTAGTGTACGATGTGACCAGCTACGTGGACGAACATCCGGGAGGGCCAGAACTGGTCACCGATTTCGCCGGCCGGGACGGAACGAAGGATTTCGATGACTTTGGCCATTCCAGTACGGCGATGGAGATGCTGAAGCAGTACAAAGTCGGCGAGTTGAATTATGTGAGTAAAaaactacttgggcacttcgatgattcactttggcatagggGGTCTTTCCCGACCgaattgccgaagtgaatcaaatggGCAGGAATAGGATCCGACCTCCTGTATATTGGGTTTTGAGCCAAAGACTAAATAACGACCTGTATATGTCGTTTGCAGTTGCCCAAAGTGTTATGGCACATGCAGTAATAGACCAAAATTTAGAAGGCTGTGAACAGTGTACCACAATTTGCCAAACTTGGGTATCGAGTGTAGTATCAAAGGAcaaatgtagtactagaagtagTTCCCATTCTGTACCCGGCTACTATGTCTTTATTTTCTCTTTGGTCATAgttagggacaatggaaattcgcggcaaaattcttaaaatttcgcGGGTGACCAATGCGATAAAACCCAAATTTCGCGGTTTTGTCGCGGTACCTTTGTTTTGACCATattttatataagaatgcatGTTTACAGTAAAAATCTCCTTCATACAGTCGACTCGATATTCaaaggaccatcgacttatagaaatatcgatttATAGGATATACCGACACACAAAATTCTTAAATATgaagaacaaatttctgtacTTGTAATACTGTTATGATTTCTTGCGTAagtaaacaattttattttgttgcttgtatttaaaaaaaattgaaagcttttttaACAGAGCTCTTAAAATCATGTTATTGTTATTGccaatgaatattttttccatgttCTTCAACTTTCATTACAACTTGTAACTTGTTCACCCTTAAATTCACctccaaaaaagttttaaaccatgtttcaaaagatttcttttaaatagatatcgagttattgaGTGAAATTTACTTCGCACGTTACATCGACTTATGGacatatcgagttatggaaataTCAACCCAAAGAGAGCACGGTTTATGGAAATTTGAACGgatcgaaaaatccatcgatTTATAGAGAATATTGAGTTGTCGACTGTATGTTTGAATTTCACAAGAAAGTATACAAATTGTGAAGATATGTTTAATATTCTATTATCAATGTtgattttgaaacaaaacaatcaaGCCAGAAAAACGTCCAACTTGAAACCAAACGATTATAATATTTGTTATGGACTAAAACATGTATTAACCATTGTCATAAGTAATATTTTAAATGTACAGTAATTGTCATAgaaattctaaataaaataTCGCGGCATTTCGCGGTATTCTCTAATTTCGCGGCGAAGGCCAAATTTCGCGGATTTCGCGGCTTCCGCGAAATTGCGAATTTCCATTGACCCTAGTCATAGTAGTCGCATtcagaatgggtaccacttctagtactacattcggTCCCCTGGAACTACATGTTTGGCAAATCGTAGCGCACTTTTCATGGAATTCTATATTTTTCTCTATTACCTCACATGCCATCAAACTTTGGTCAGCTGCAAGGGAAATTAAGGTCTTTATTTCATCTTCGGCCCGAATACtaggcaccgtccacaaattacgtaacgctctagggggaggagaAGTACGCTCAAACGTTACagatcatacaaaaatttaaaattttccatacaaaaagcgttacgaaggggggagtttcaattttagcgttacgtaataggTGGACGCCGCCCTATGTCTGTATTTCACTTTATTCTTTCCTTTGAGCGAAAGAGGTTGTGGAAGAGATGAATGCACGCATGGAGCACTCTTCGGTCGTTGATATCTATCAGTTGAAGTAGGCGGCGTGACCGCGCACGTAGTTGAGATAATCGGGTTCCCGTG includes:
- the LOC5576612 gene encoding cytochrome b5 produces the protein MTATKEFTRQEVALRDGKNGSPIWIIIRDVVYDVTSYVDEHPGGPELVTDFAGRDGTKDFDDFGHSSTAMEMLKQYKVGELNYCDRAKFQKQGSNWSPDGACVLPDKKRSKKRKFIFCG